The Peribacillus sp. FSL E2-0218 genome contains a region encoding:
- the prmC gene encoding peptide chain release factor N(5)-glutamine methyltransferase: MSDSALKVFEALKWASSFLKENDRDANAGEILLQHFLKQTRSMLLANLHDELSEADFGRFKEAVELHVEGTPIQYIIGSEEFYGRTFCVNEEVLIPRPETEELIYHALRMMPSLFNKREKLRLADIGTGSGAIAITMKLEETSLLVSATDIAEPSLEVARGNARALGAEVQFMQGDLLLPFIEQNQKVDILLSNPPYIPIDDQKSISVVVTGHEPHRALFAGSDGLDFYRRFMEQLPLVMNVPGLIGFEVGAGQGQAVADMLLRTFPDARVSVENDINEKDRMVFAALT; the protein is encoded by the coding sequence ATGAGTGATTCTGCGCTGAAAGTGTTCGAAGCCCTTAAATGGGCTTCTTCTTTTTTAAAGGAGAATGATCGTGATGCCAATGCCGGAGAAATCCTATTGCAGCATTTCTTGAAACAAACCCGCTCCATGCTGTTGGCGAACCTGCATGATGAGCTAAGTGAAGCTGATTTTGGGCGTTTTAAGGAGGCTGTGGAACTCCATGTTGAGGGAACGCCGATCCAATATATAATCGGCAGTGAAGAGTTTTATGGACGGACCTTCTGCGTGAATGAAGAAGTGCTGATACCGAGGCCTGAAACGGAGGAATTGATTTATCATGCACTCCGTATGATGCCGTCCCTTTTTAATAAGCGCGAGAAGCTCCGTTTAGCGGATATCGGTACCGGCAGCGGTGCAATTGCGATTACGATGAAGCTTGAAGAAACAAGCTTGCTCGTATCGGCAACGGATATAGCGGAACCTTCCCTTGAAGTGGCGAGGGGAAATGCTAGAGCGCTTGGTGCCGAGGTGCAGTTCATGCAGGGAGATTTGCTTTTGCCGTTCATTGAGCAAAACCAAAAGGTGGACATCCTTTTATCGAACCCTCCATATATCCCGATTGATGATCAAAAGTCCATATCAGTGGTGGTAACGGGTCATGAGCCGCATCGTGCCTTATTTGCCGGCAGCGACGGTCTGGACTTTTACCGCCGCTTTATGGAACAGTTGCCGCTGGTCATGAATGTACCGGGACTGATTGGCTTCGAGGTGGGCGCTGGGCAGGGGCAGGCGGTTGCTGATATGCTGCTGCGGACGTTTCCTGACGCTCGGGTATCGGTTGAAAATGACATCAATGAAAAAGATCGAATGGTCTTCGCTGCATTAACATGA
- the spoIIR gene encoding stage II sporulation protein R, whose amino-acid sequence MKTKHLAIIYLVILTIGTIVSIYMPKAEVVGAEETKVIPDEAIRLRILANSDEEKDQAVKRLIRDEVNKDITKWVQELTSLDEARDVITSHLPDIQAKAEAVVKENGLEQSVKVDFGQAEFPTKLYGQYLYPAGEYEAVIITLGEGEGANWWCVLFPPLCFLDFSNGTAVSQSPITEEEEEAQSASRGKVYAATKEEQNSAPNEQAKAVVTKEQGKAPEELVKEEVAAESARPAAQVDTVKEEAVKSEGNAKAAPEEEEKLAKSTEQSQQLYEGEKEPEVEVKSLFAEIFNDLF is encoded by the coding sequence ATGAAAACTAAACATTTAGCCATTATTTATCTAGTAATCTTAACGATAGGAACGATTGTAAGTATATATATGCCGAAAGCGGAAGTGGTCGGTGCCGAAGAAACCAAGGTGATCCCGGATGAGGCAATCCGCCTGAGGATACTAGCAAATAGCGATGAAGAAAAGGATCAAGCAGTCAAAAGGTTGATTAGGGATGAGGTTAATAAGGATATCACGAAGTGGGTCCAGGAGCTTACCTCCTTGGATGAGGCGAGGGATGTAATTACCTCTCATCTGCCTGATATTCAAGCCAAGGCGGAGGCGGTCGTAAAGGAGAATGGCTTGGAACAGTCAGTGAAAGTCGATTTTGGCCAAGCGGAATTTCCGACAAAACTTTATGGACAATACTTATATCCGGCCGGGGAATATGAAGCCGTGATCATCACGCTCGGCGAAGGTGAAGGCGCGAATTGGTGGTGTGTCTTGTTTCCGCCGTTATGCTTCCTTGATTTTTCAAATGGGACGGCAGTGAGCCAAAGTCCGATAACGGAGGAAGAAGAGGAAGCGCAGTCAGCCTCGAGGGGCAAGGTGTATGCTGCAACGAAGGAAGAACAGAACTCTGCTCCAAACGAACAAGCTAAAGCAGTAGTTACCAAGGAACAGGGAAAAGCGCCTGAGGAATTGGTTAAGGAAGAAGTGGCAGCGGAATCGGCAAGACCGGCAGCACAGGTGGATACAGTGAAGGAAGAAGCTGTGAAATCAGAGGGAAATGCGAAGGCGGCGCCAGAGGAGGAAGAAAAGCTGGCAAAATCGACTGAACAGAGCCAACAATTGTATGAAGGGGAAAAGGAGCCCGAGGTGGAAGTGAAGTCATTATTCGCAGAAATTTTCAATGATCTATTTTAA
- the rpmE gene encoding 50S ribosomal protein L31 has product MKTGIHPNYKLSKVSCSCGNTFETGSVKEEIKVETCSECHPFYTGRQKFAEAGGRVDRFNKKYGIK; this is encoded by the coding sequence ATGAAAACTGGAATTCATCCAAATTACAAGCTTTCAAAAGTATCTTGCTCTTGCGGAAACACTTTTGAAACTGGTTCAGTTAAAGAAGAGATCAAAGTTGAGACTTGTTCAGAGTGCCACCCATTCTATACTGGTCGTCAAAAATTCGCTGAAGCTGGCGGACGTGTTGATCGTTTCAACAAAAAATACGGTATTAAATAA
- a CDS encoding L-threonylcarbamoyladenylate synthase: MKTKVWSVDKNVDNLQSYPQITESAELLKAGQVVAFPTETVYGLGANAKSDEAVKKVFEAKGRPSDNPLIVHIASKGQLEDIVEDIPEKARRLMAEFWPGPLTLILKHKPGKLSNLVTAGLNTVGVRMPDHQVALGIIRTSDLPIAAPSANTSGKPSPTSAKHVEDDLFGRIAGIVDGGTTGVGVESTVLDCTVEVPIILRPGGVTLEQLKAVIGDVQQDVALKNQDTAPKAPGMKYTHYAPKAPLYLVKGHPAFLQRLVDEKRKAGLRVGIITALEHEADYRADHVVVPGSLAELDTVATGLYDALRQFDELDVDIIFSESFPESGIGAAVMNRLEKAAGHQVIDEWHV; the protein is encoded by the coding sequence ATGAAAACGAAAGTTTGGTCAGTGGATAAAAATGTGGATAATTTACAAAGTTATCCCCAAATTACAGAATCGGCTGAATTGTTAAAGGCCGGCCAAGTGGTTGCTTTTCCTACAGAGACCGTTTATGGACTAGGAGCGAATGCCAAAAGTGACGAGGCGGTGAAAAAAGTGTTTGAAGCGAAGGGCCGTCCAAGTGATAATCCTTTGATCGTCCATATAGCCTCTAAGGGGCAACTGGAGGATATTGTTGAAGACATTCCCGAAAAGGCTCGCAGGCTTATGGCTGAATTTTGGCCAGGACCTTTGACATTGATCTTGAAACATAAACCGGGCAAGCTATCAAACCTTGTGACAGCCGGATTGAACACGGTTGGCGTCAGGATGCCCGATCATCAGGTTGCCCTCGGCATCATTCGCACGAGTGATCTGCCTATTGCTGCTCCCAGCGCCAATACTTCAGGCAAACCAAGCCCTACTTCGGCTAAACATGTCGAGGATGACTTATTCGGGCGGATTGCAGGCATAGTCGATGGAGGCACGACAGGTGTAGGGGTGGAATCCACAGTTCTTGATTGCACGGTGGAGGTCCCGATTATTTTAAGGCCCGGCGGGGTGACTCTGGAACAACTGAAGGCCGTCATCGGCGATGTGCAGCAGGATGTCGCTTTGAAGAATCAGGATACGGCCCCAAAGGCTCCAGGCATGAAATATACTCACTATGCACCGAAAGCCCCTCTATATTTAGTCAAAGGTCATCCAGCTTTCCTGCAAAGGCTCGTCGATGAAAAAAGAAAGGCAGGGCTCAGGGTGGGCATCATAACGGCTCTTGAGCACGAAGCTGATTATAGGGCGGATCATGTGGTTGTCCCTGGTTCATTGGCGGAATTGGATACTGTTGCCACAGGGCTATATGATGCTTTGCGTCAGTTTGATGAGCTGGATGTGGATATCATTTTTAGTGAAAGTTTTCCTGAATCAGGTATTGGTGCTGCAGTCATGAATCGGCTTGAGAAGGCGGCAGGTCACCAAGTCATTGACGAATGGCATGTATAA
- a CDS encoding thymidine kinase, with protein MYVMKQTGWIELICGSMFSGKSEELIKRVSRAQFAKEQIAVFKPAIDNRYAEEAVVSHNGSSVMAKPIAHSTDIFKFLDKPLDIIAIDEVQFFDHEIIGVAQHLADSGYRVIMAGLDQDFRGEPFGPMPVLLSLAESVTKLQAVCEVCGSPASRTQRLIDGKPASYDEPIILVGASESYEPRCRHHHEVPGKQEAGIKEHI; from the coding sequence ATGTATGTAATGAAACAAACAGGCTGGATCGAGCTTATTTGCGGAAGCATGTTTTCAGGTAAATCTGAGGAATTGATTAAACGAGTCAGCCGTGCTCAATTTGCCAAAGAGCAAATAGCTGTTTTTAAACCAGCTATAGATAATCGCTATGCGGAAGAGGCTGTCGTATCACATAATGGCTCTTCAGTGATGGCAAAGCCGATTGCCCATTCAACAGATATCTTTAAGTTTTTGGACAAACCCCTGGATATCATTGCAATAGATGAAGTTCAATTTTTTGATCATGAAATTATCGGGGTTGCCCAGCATCTTGCGGACAGCGGTTATCGAGTGATTATGGCTGGACTCGATCAGGATTTCAGAGGTGAGCCATTCGGTCCTATGCCGGTTCTATTATCGTTAGCAGAGTCTGTGACTAAGCTGCAGGCTGTGTGTGAAGTGTGCGGATCACCTGCGAGCAGGACGCAGCGCTTGATCGATGGCAAGCCGGCCTCCTATGATGAGCCGATCATCCTTGTGGGTGCATCGGAATCATACGAGCCCCGCTGCCGTCATCATCATGAAGTTCCAGGTAAGCAGGAAGCTGGGATTAAAGAGCATATTTAA
- a CDS encoding low molecular weight protein arginine phosphatase, with protein MIRILFVCTGNTCRSPMAEAILKNKNLPGVEVRSAGVYASAGQGASMHASHILVENDIVHNHRSKPLTKEEMEWATHIFTMTQGHKAVIISGHPNMIDKTFTLKEFVLDDKYDRDIIDPFGGSEGIYRETFKELQDLIEKLVMRLQE; from the coding sequence ATGATCCGAATATTATTTGTATGTACAGGCAACACATGCAGAAGTCCAATGGCAGAAGCGATTTTGAAGAATAAGAACCTTCCGGGTGTGGAAGTGAGGTCAGCTGGCGTTTACGCCTCCGCTGGACAAGGTGCTTCAATGCACGCTAGTCATATTCTCGTTGAAAATGACATTGTCCATAATCATCGATCGAAGCCTCTAACCAAAGAGGAAATGGAATGGGCGACTCATATTTTCACCATGACCCAAGGGCATAAAGCCGTCATCATCAGTGGACACCCCAATATGATCGATAAGACTTTTACTTTAAAAGAGTTCGTTCTTGACGATAAATATGATAGAGACATAATCGACCCATTTGGAGGTTCGGAAGGCATTTATCGGGAAACGTTCAAGGAGCTGCAAGATTTAATTGAAAAATTGGTCATGAGGCTGCAAGAGTAA
- a CDS encoding methyl-accepting chemotaxis protein, which produces MVGNSGYKFGLRKKLVIFITVLALITYSISAFFIFVVQPMFFANMHSLSFGAGTLLLGILWSGILAFFAAGVITKPLKNLEKAVLIAADGSINEAVVLPKTDDEIRSLGIAFNHMLSNLREMVRNIEANFHETNEKVIHISQESSKASEQAENMATTIGEISKGAETSAASIMNTAESIDEVSILAQEVQTKAQESVGLSGEMAAELIKSKTVVNSLVDGINQLAYGNQQSLESVERLEEHAKKVEQIIGLVGNIAAQTNLLALNASIEAARAGEHGKGFAVVAEEVRLLADQSAKAVQGISNLVQNIQVEVRAVVKQISDQVKTANEEAQKGTETDIAIEGMTKTVHNVVAAVKDITELIDRQMESVEETSRQSQEVAAIAQETSAGAMEVMAVTNEQVNMMENVEKSALELKNQAENLKSTITRFHT; this is translated from the coding sequence ATGGTGGGAAATTCGGGTTATAAGTTTGGTTTGAGAAAAAAATTAGTTATCTTCATCACGGTCCTCGCTCTGATCACCTACTCGATCTCAGCGTTTTTCATCTTCGTGGTCCAGCCCATGTTTTTTGCCAACATGCATTCACTTAGTTTTGGTGCAGGGACACTTTTATTAGGGATATTGTGGTCAGGGATTCTTGCGTTTTTTGCAGCAGGTGTCATTACCAAGCCATTGAAAAATTTGGAAAAGGCCGTGCTGATTGCCGCCGATGGCAGCATTAATGAAGCGGTTGTACTGCCGAAGACGGATGATGAAATCCGTTCATTGGGCATTGCCTTCAACCATATGCTCTCTAACCTGCGGGAGATGGTTCGGAATATTGAAGCGAATTTCCATGAGACGAATGAAAAGGTCATCCATATTTCTCAAGAATCATCAAAAGCATCGGAACAGGCAGAAAACATGGCAACGACGATCGGGGAAATTTCGAAAGGGGCGGAAACCTCAGCCGCTTCCATCATGAATACGGCCGAATCGATTGACGAGGTCAGCATTTTAGCCCAGGAGGTTCAAACAAAAGCGCAGGAGTCCGTCGGTCTATCAGGTGAAATGGCTGCAGAGCTCATCAAGAGTAAAACGGTAGTCAATTCCTTGGTCGACGGCATCAATCAGCTTGCATATGGAAACCAACAGTCTTTGGAATCAGTCGAGCGCTTGGAGGAGCATGCAAAAAAAGTGGAACAAATCATCGGGCTTGTCGGAAATATCGCGGCACAGACGAACCTGCTTGCACTGAATGCCTCCATCGAAGCAGCCCGGGCGGGGGAGCATGGAAAAGGTTTTGCAGTTGTTGCTGAAGAAGTCCGGCTGTTAGCGGATCAAAGTGCTAAAGCTGTGCAGGGCATTTCGAACTTGGTTCAAAACATTCAGGTTGAAGTCAGGGCTGTCGTCAAGCAGATAAGTGATCAGGTCAAAACGGCAAATGAAGAGGCTCAAAAGGGGACGGAAACGGATATAGCTATAGAAGGCATGACAAAAACGGTACATAATGTTGTCGCTGCGGTAAAAGATATTACAGAGCTTATTGATCGTCAAATGGAAAGTGTAGAGGAAACATCCAGGCAGTCCCAGGAAGTGGCTGCCATTGCTCAGGAGACTTCTGCTGGAGCGATGGAGGTTATGGCTGTGACAAACGAGCAGGTAAACATGATGGAAAATGTCGAAAAATCGGCGTTGGAACTCAAAAACCAAGCGGAAAATCTGAAAAGCACCATTACACGCTTTCACACTTGA
- a CDS encoding TIGR01440 family protein, with amino-acid sequence MSSGAKISNELERWENQFRELLHEFQEEAALKEKQLLVIGCSTSEVVGKRIGTEGTLDVAGMIFSVVSDFQEKTGVQVAYQCCEHLNRALVLQRETAVRRGYEEVSVIPVRTAGGSMATYAFQQWKDAVVVEHIKAEAGMDIGDTFIGMHLKHVAVPLRSAIKEIGHAHVTMAKTRPKLIGGERAVYQDISVNKSCH; translated from the coding sequence ATGTCAAGTGGAGCTAAAATTTCAAATGAACTTGAGAGATGGGAAAACCAGTTTCGGGAACTTTTGCATGAGTTTCAAGAAGAGGCGGCCTTGAAAGAGAAACAACTGTTGGTCATTGGCTGCAGTACAAGTGAAGTGGTGGGAAAACGGATCGGCACGGAAGGAACGCTCGATGTTGCCGGGATGATATTTTCCGTTGTGAGCGATTTTCAAGAAAAAACCGGTGTCCAAGTGGCCTATCAATGTTGCGAGCATCTTAATCGGGCCTTGGTCTTGCAAAGGGAAACGGCTGTGCGAAGAGGGTATGAAGAAGTGTCCGTCATACCGGTCAGGACGGCAGGCGGATCAATGGCAACATACGCCTTTCAACAATGGAAAGATGCCGTAGTCGTGGAGCATATTAAAGCGGAAGCGGGCATGGATATTGGGGATACCTTCATTGGTATGCATTTAAAGCATGTGGCCGTTCCGCTTCGATCTGCCATCAAGGAAATAGGGCACGCACATGTGACGATGGCAAAAACCCGCCCCAAACTTATCGGCGGGGAGCGGGCCGTCTATCAGGACATTTCCGTCAACAAGAGTTGTCATTGA
- a CDS encoding manganese efflux pump MntP family protein, which produces MNTFAGEIITLLLMAFALGMDAFSVGLGMGMFKLRLRQIFSIGLVVGIFHIWMPLLGMGAGRFISDKFGTFATYAGGLLLIILGIQMFIPGKKDESGSRENKMLAPVGKGLLIFALGVSLDSFSVGLTLGIYGAKTVVTILCFGIAATLLTWAGLLLGRKMQGLLGVYSEILGGSILCAFGLKLLFSL; this is translated from the coding sequence ATGAATACATTTGCTGGAGAAATCATCACCTTATTGCTTATGGCATTCGCGTTGGGAATGGATGCCTTTTCAGTCGGTCTCGGCATGGGAATGTTTAAGCTGAGATTGAGGCAAATATTTTCTATAGGGCTGGTTGTAGGCATTTTTCATATTTGGATGCCTTTGCTTGGTATGGGGGCAGGGCGTTTCATTTCCGATAAATTTGGAACCTTTGCCACATATGCAGGTGGTCTTTTGCTGATCATACTTGGAATACAAATGTTCATTCCGGGTAAAAAGGATGAATCTGGTTCAAGGGAAAATAAGATGCTGGCGCCTGTTGGAAAAGGCCTGTTGATTTTCGCCTTAGGTGTAAGCTTGGATAGCTTTTCGGTAGGCTTGACCCTGGGGATTTACGGTGCAAAAACGGTTGTGACCATCCTTTGTTTTGGGATTGCTGCCACCCTTTTGACGTGGGCAGGTCTTTTACTGGGAAGAAAAATGCAGGGGTTGCTCGGTGTTTATAGTGAGATTCTTGGCGGCAGCATCCTATGTGCATTTGGTTTGAAATTATTGTTCTCGTTATAA
- the glyA gene encoding serine hydroxymethyltransferase, translating to MNRLAKQDEQVFNAIQLELGRQRSKIELIASENFVSEAVMEAQGSVLTNKYAEGYPGKRYYGGCEYVDIVEDLARDRAKEIFGGEYVNVQPHSGAQANMAVYFTVLQTGDTVLGMNLSHGGHLTHGSPVNFSGVNYNFVEYGVDEKDHRIDYNDVLEKARQHKPKMIVAGASAYPREIDFKRFREIADEVGAYLMVDMAHIAGLVAAGLHQSPIPYADFVTTTTHKTLRGPRGGMIICKEEFGKKIDKSIFPGIQGGPLMHVISAKAVAFGEALQEDFKVYAQQIIDNAKRLGEGLKKEGFTLVSDGTDNHLILLDVRSTGLTGKIAEHVLDEIGITVNKNAIPYDPEKPFVTSGIRIGTAAVTSRGFGLEDMDEIASIIGLVLKNNEDEAKLEEAKQRVESLTSKFELYPSL from the coding sequence ATGAATCGTTTAGCCAAGCAAGATGAGCAAGTGTTTAACGCAATTCAACTGGAATTAGGGCGTCAAAGAAGTAAGATCGAGCTTATTGCTTCTGAAAACTTCGTGAGTGAAGCGGTCATGGAAGCTCAAGGATCGGTCCTAACCAATAAATATGCAGAAGGTTACCCTGGAAAACGTTATTATGGCGGTTGTGAGTATGTCGATATCGTTGAGGATCTGGCCCGTGATCGTGCAAAAGAGATTTTCGGCGGAGAGTATGTGAACGTACAGCCGCACTCTGGGGCTCAAGCCAATATGGCGGTATACTTCACGGTACTTCAAACAGGCGACACGGTGCTTGGCATGAACCTTTCCCATGGGGGACATTTAACACATGGCAGCCCGGTAAACTTCAGTGGCGTCAATTATAATTTTGTAGAATATGGTGTAGACGAAAAAGACCACCGTATCGATTATAATGATGTATTGGAAAAAGCGCGTCAGCACAAACCAAAAATGATCGTCGCAGGTGCGAGCGCGTATCCACGAGAAATTGATTTCAAGCGATTCCGCGAGATTGCAGATGAAGTTGGAGCATATTTGATGGTAGATATGGCCCATATCGCAGGTCTTGTTGCTGCAGGATTGCACCAAAGTCCTATCCCTTATGCTGATTTCGTAACGACAACAACTCACAAAACACTTCGCGGACCACGCGGTGGGATGATCATTTGTAAAGAAGAATTTGGCAAGAAAATCGATAAATCAATTTTCCCGGGTATTCAAGGCGGGCCATTGATGCATGTAATCTCCGCTAAAGCTGTTGCATTCGGCGAAGCGCTTCAAGAAGATTTTAAAGTGTATGCACAGCAAATCATCGACAACGCCAAACGCTTGGGCGAAGGTTTGAAAAAGGAAGGGTTCACCCTTGTTTCTGATGGGACGGACAATCACTTGATTCTTCTTGATGTACGCTCTACAGGATTGACTGGAAAAATCGCTGAGCACGTTCTTGATGAAATCGGAATTACGGTTAACAAAAATGCGATTCCTTATGATCCGGAAAAACCATTCGTAACGAGTGGTATTCGTATCGGTACCGCTGCTGTGACATCGCGTGGCTTCGGTTTGGAAGATATGGATGAAATAGCATCGATCATCGGACTTGTTCTGAAGAATAATGAAGATGAGGCTAAACTTGAAGAAGCGAAACAACGTGTGGAATCGTTAACGAGTAAGTTCGAATTATATCCTTCATTGTAA
- the prfA gene encoding peptide chain release factor 1, producing MNDLFDRLQAVEDRYERLNELLSDPEIINDSKKLREYSKEQSGIQETASAYKEYKTVRGQLQEAKAMLDDKLDADMRDMVKEEINELEETIKGLEDKLKILLIPKDPNDDKNVIMEIRGAAGGDEAALFAGSLYRMYSRFAEVQGWRTEVIEASPTGLGGYKEIIFMINGNGAYSKLKFENGAHRVQRVPETESGGRIHTSTATVAVLPEAEEVEVEIHDKDVRVDTFASSGPGGQSVNTTMSAVRLTHIPTNTVVSCQDEKSQIKNKEKAMKVLRARVYDKIHREVQAEYDQNRKLAVGTGDRSERIRTYNFPQNRVTDHRIGLTIQKLDQIMEGKLDEVVDALIMEDQSSRLENADE from the coding sequence GTGAATGATTTGTTTGATCGATTGCAAGCTGTAGAAGATAGATATGAAAGATTGAATGAACTTTTAAGTGACCCGGAAATCATCAATGACTCCAAGAAATTAAGGGAATACTCCAAGGAGCAATCCGGCATTCAAGAAACCGCGTCGGCTTATAAGGAGTATAAAACGGTTCGTGGGCAACTCCAGGAAGCCAAGGCGATGCTCGATGACAAACTTGATGCGGATATGCGTGATATGGTAAAAGAGGAAATCAACGAACTTGAGGAGACGATAAAAGGTCTTGAAGATAAGTTGAAAATATTGCTCATTCCAAAGGATCCGAACGATGATAAAAACGTAATCATGGAAATTCGCGGCGCTGCTGGCGGAGATGAAGCGGCTTTGTTTGCCGGCAGCCTATACCGCATGTATAGCCGTTTTGCCGAGGTGCAGGGCTGGCGTACAGAGGTCATCGAGGCAAGTCCCACTGGGCTTGGGGGCTACAAGGAAATCATCTTCATGATTAATGGAAATGGCGCTTATTCTAAATTGAAATTCGAAAATGGGGCCCATCGTGTTCAACGTGTGCCTGAAACCGAGTCTGGCGGACGGATTCACACCTCTACGGCCACGGTCGCCGTTTTACCGGAAGCGGAGGAAGTGGAAGTCGAAATCCACGATAAGGATGTTCGGGTCGATACGTTTGCTTCAAGCGGTCCTGGAGGGCAAAGTGTCAATACGACAATGTCTGCCGTGCGATTGACGCATATCCCGACCAATACGGTTGTATCTTGCCAAGATGAGAAATCACAGATCAAGAACAAAGAAAAAGCCATGAAAGTGCTGCGGGCGAGGGTATACGATAAAATCCATCGTGAAGTGCAGGCGGAATATGATCAGAACAGGAAGCTTGCAGTCGGGACGGGCGATCGTTCCGAACGGATTCGTACGTATAACTTTCCGCAAAACCGCGTTACGGATCACCGTATCGGTTTGACGATCCAAAAGCTCGATCAGATCATGGAAGGCAAGCTTGATGAGGTCGTGGATGCTTTGATCATGGAAGACCAATCTTCCAGGCTGGAAAATGCAGATGAGTGA
- the rpiB gene encoding ribose 5-phosphate isomerase B, translated as MKVAIASDHGGIHIREEIKNLMNELQIPFEDFGCECSTSVDYPDYALPVAEKVAKGEFDRGILICGTGIGMSIAANKVKGIRCALVHDVYSAKLTRQHNDTNMLAMGERVIGPGLAREIAQTWLTSEFEGGRHQNRIGKIADYEGKHS; from the coding sequence ATGAAAGTTGCGATTGCCTCGGATCATGGTGGAATTCATATCCGTGAAGAAATCAAGAATTTAATGAATGAGTTACAGATCCCGTTTGAGGATTTTGGCTGTGAATGCAGTACGTCAGTCGATTATCCGGATTATGCTTTGCCTGTTGCTGAAAAAGTGGCAAAGGGTGAGTTCGATCGGGGCATCTTGATCTGTGGTACAGGGATTGGGATGAGCATTGCAGCGAATAAAGTCAAAGGGATACGCTGTGCTTTGGTGCATGATGTCTATAGCGCTAAATTGACCCGTCAGCATAATGATACCAATATGCTGGCGATGGGAGAGCGTGTCATCGGACCTGGACTTGCCAGGGAAATCGCTCAAACATGGCTGACCTCGGAATTTGAAGGCGGCCGCCATCAAAATAGGATCGGAAAAATAGCCGACTATGAAGGAAAACATAGCTGA